Proteins encoded by one window of Desulfobacterales bacterium:
- a CDS encoding prepilin-type N-terminal cleavage/methylation domain-containing protein, with protein MFNFKINKISKIILSKEKGFTLIEIVISLSVFTIGILALLGMQIATINGTTRNLEMSEAMALGDEWIETFVALPYTDAMIGGPVGPAGTKGPFADPLNPLNPPFDGKYTVVWSVDAMNIGGTADDDVRNIRLTISWPDRGIPQGRNITLFYTKQSL; from the coding sequence ATGTTTAATTTCAAGATAAATAAAATTAGTAAAATTATACTTTCCAAGGAAAAAGGTTTTACTTTAATTGAAATCGTAATTAGTTTGTCAGTTTTTACTATAGGTATTCTTGCTTTACTCGGAATGCAGATAGCAACAATTAATGGAACTACTCGTAATTTAGAAATGTCTGAAGCAATGGCTTTAGGTGATGAATGGATAGAAACTTTTGTAGCATTGCCATATACAGATGCTATGATTGGGGGACCTGTTGGACCTGCAGGTACAAAGGGGCCATTTGCGGACCCTTTAAATCCTTTAAATCCACCATTTGATGGAAAATATACAGTGGTATGGAGTGTTGATGCCATGAATATAGGAGGAACTGCCGATGATGATGTAAGAAATATTCGACTTACAATATCGTGGCCTGATAGAGGAATCCCGCAAGGAAGAAACATTACTTTATTTTATACTAAACAGAGTCTTTAA
- a CDS encoding pilus assembly PilX N-terminal domain-containing protein, with protein MKRKILFFNNDEGSAMLISLVIMLLLTMLGLSMMETNARNTEISGNTREYKENLYLSESSNMDVLQLLQNEVDNVAPLNNLLPSGASCKTWIIMTGAANFDRTNINNWTLPPAGVVEQPGLNSRRMRDATIDPSFPFPQTELFASVVFQGYARGSSEDVGQPDHLYEYAVFGLSRKTVGGQVINTVLETGYRERF; from the coding sequence ATGAAAAGAAAAATTCTTTTTTTCAATAATGATGAAGGTTCTGCAATGCTTATCTCTCTCGTAATAATGCTTCTGTTAACAATGCTTGGATTATCAATGATGGAGACTAATGCGCGCAATACTGAAATTTCTGGTAATACGCGAGAATATAAAGAAAATTTATATTTATCGGAATCTTCAAACATGGATGTTCTTCAACTTTTACAAAATGAAGTTGATAATGTAGCTCCTCTTAATAATCTTTTACCTTCTGGAGCATCTTGCAAAACATGGATAATAATGACTGGAGCAGCTAACTTTGATAGAACAAATATTAATAATTGGACTCTTCCTCCAGCAGGAGTAGTAGAGCAACCCGGACTTAACAGCCGCAGGATGCGAGATGCTACGATTGATCCGAGTTTCCCCTTTCCTCAGACTGAGTTATTTGCTTCGGTAGTCTTTCAAGGTTATGCTCGTGGATCTTCCGAAGATGTTGGACAGCCTGACCATTTATATGAATATGCTGTTTTTGGATTGTCTCGAAAAACTGTTGGGGGCCAGGTTATTAATACTGTGTTAGAAACAGGCTATAGAGAAAGATTTTAA